In one window of Saprospiraceae bacterium DNA:
- a CDS encoding HupE/UreJ family protein codes for MQDFGLWFHTGLTHILDPAGIDHILYIVVLVIPFAWVNWKTLLWLITAFTLGHSLTLALSTLGWLNLPTALVELAIALTIALSCILNFFLSEGNQTSFKGRYIIAAVFGCIHGLGFSYLLKSMLGNTENLMGPLFAFNTGLEAGQLVILVGVLIFKGIFQYFTKIGSGKITTTISFVILVLSLYYLIKRFISLIES; via the coding sequence ATGCAAGATTTCGGACTTTGGTTCCACACCGGGCTTACTCATATATTAGATCCTGCTGGAATTGACCATATATTGTATATCGTTGTGTTGGTCATTCCTTTTGCCTGGGTCAACTGGAAAACATTGTTATGGCTGATTACTGCATTTACTTTAGGGCATTCATTGACCCTGGCTTTGAGCACACTGGGATGGCTAAATCTGCCAACAGCCTTAGTTGAATTGGCAATTGCATTAACCATTGCCTTGTCCTGTATCTTGAATTTCTTCCTTTCAGAGGGAAATCAGACGAGTTTTAAAGGAAGGTATATTATAGCTGCCGTATTTGGTTGTATCCACGGACTGGGATTTTCTTATCTGTTAAAGTCCATGCTGGGGAATACAGAAAACCTGATGGGTCCTCTATTCGCTTTCAACACAGGGCTTGAAGCAGGCCAATTGGTAATATTGGTCGGAGTCCTGATTTTTAAAGGTATTTTTCAATATTTCACAAAAATCGGCAGTGGAAAAATAACAACTACGATAAGTTTCGTAATTTTGGTCTTATCTTTGTATTACCTTATAAAACGCTTCATTAGCCTTATTGAATCATGA
- the groL gene encoding chaperonin GroEL (60 kDa chaperone family; promotes refolding of misfolded polypeptides especially under stressful conditions; forms two stacked rings of heptamers to form a barrel-shaped 14mer; ends can be capped by GroES; misfolded proteins enter the barrel where they are refolded when GroES binds), whose translation MAKKISFNSDARERLKSGIDQLANAVKVTLGPKGRNVVIQKSFGSPQVTKDGVTVAKEIELEDPIENMGAQLLKEAASKTNDLAGDGTTTATVLAQAMVTAGMKYVAAGANPMDLKRGIDKAVTQVIADLAKQSEQIGNDFSKIKQVGSISANNDEHIGELIASAMKKVGTNGVITVEEAKGTETTVEVVEGMQFDRGYLSAYFITNADDMTVEYENPLILIYDKKISNMQEMLPILEKVVQTGKPLMIIAEDVDSQALGVLVVNRLRGGLKVVAVKAPGFGDRRKAMLEDIATLTNGTVISEEKGYKLENCDIAQLGTCEKVTIDKDNTTIVKGKGQKKMIEARINQIKAQIETTTSDYDKEKLQERLAKLAGGVAVLNVGAPTEVEMKEKKDRVDDALHATRAAVEEGIVTGGGVALVRSISSLDKLKITHEDEKIGVEIVKKALESPIRVIAENSGVESSVVFMNVSAKKGAYGFNARTGEYEDLKKAGVIDPTKVTRIALEKAASIAGVVLMTECVVNEMPKEEKGGGGHHHHGGGMEGMM comes from the coding sequence ATGGCTAAGAAAATAAGTTTTAATTCAGACGCCCGCGAAAGATTAAAATCGGGTATTGATCAACTGGCGAATGCAGTAAAGGTGACCCTCGGACCCAAGGGAAGAAATGTGGTCATCCAAAAAAGTTTCGGTTCACCTCAGGTAACTAAGGACGGTGTAACTGTAGCAAAAGAAATCGAATTGGAAGATCCTATAGAAAACATGGGAGCGCAATTGTTGAAGGAAGCTGCTTCTAAAACAAACGACCTGGCCGGTGACGGAACAACTACGGCTACCGTTCTGGCGCAGGCCATGGTAACTGCAGGTATGAAATACGTTGCGGCAGGAGCAAATCCGATGGATTTGAAAAGAGGGATCGATAAAGCAGTTACTCAGGTAATTGCTGATCTTGCTAAACAATCAGAGCAAATTGGAAATGATTTTTCAAAAATTAAGCAAGTGGGTTCGATCTCAGCTAATAATGACGAACATATTGGAGAGTTGATTGCCAGTGCCATGAAAAAAGTAGGCACCAATGGCGTTATTACCGTTGAGGAAGCAAAAGGTACGGAAACTACTGTAGAAGTGGTTGAAGGTATGCAATTTGACAGGGGCTACCTGAGCGCTTACTTCATCACCAATGCAGATGACATGACGGTTGAATATGAAAATCCGCTCATCCTCATATACGATAAGAAGATCTCCAACATGCAGGAAATGTTGCCGATCCTCGAAAAGGTTGTTCAAACTGGCAAGCCGTTAATGATCATTGCAGAAGATGTAGATTCACAGGCTTTGGGAGTATTGGTTGTCAACAGACTTCGTGGAGGATTAAAAGTTGTTGCTGTGAAAGCTCCGGGATTTGGAGATCGCAGAAAAGCAATGTTGGAGGATATCGCAACATTGACCAACGGTACTGTCATTTCTGAAGAGAAAGGGTACAAACTCGAAAATTGCGACATAGCACAATTGGGAACTTGTGAAAAGGTTACTATTGACAAAGACAATACCACTATAGTAAAAGGAAAAGGTCAGAAAAAAATGATCGAAGCCCGGATCAATCAGATCAAAGCTCAGATTGAAACAACCACTTCCGATTACGATAAAGAAAAATTGCAGGAGAGATTGGCAAAATTGGCAGGAGGTGTTGCTGTGTTGAATGTTGGTGCGCCTACTGAAGTGGAGATGAAAGAAAAGAAAGACCGCGTCGATGATGCTTTACATGCTACCAGAGCAGCAGTCGAAGAAGGCATTGTAACGGGTGGAGGCGTTGCGCTGGTGCGTAGTATATCCTCTCTTGACAAACTGAAAATCACCCATGAGGATGAAAAAATCGGAGTAGAGATTGTTAAAAAAGCTTTGGAGTCACCGATACGAGTTATTGCTGAAAATTCCGGAGTAGAATCGTCAGTGGTTTTTATGAATGTATCTGCTAAAAAAGGAGCTTATGGTTTCAATGCGCGCACCGGGGAATATGAGGACTTGAAGAAGGCTGGCGTTATTGATCCTACTAAAGTTACAAGAATTGCTTTGGAAAAAGCCGCATCTATTGCAGGTGTTGTGCTGATGACCGAATGTGTTGTAAACGAAATGCCGAAAGAGGAAAAGGGTGGAGGTGGACATCATCACCACGGTGGAGGCATGGAAGGTATGATGTAA
- a CDS encoding M1 family metallopeptidase: MNKLKFLLFTSCILVATGKSQNIRNNPSSNHGNRFEQLGTILPDANSYRTASGAPGHQYWQMRADYDIDARLDENKLHLFGSEWVTYYNNSPDVLHYIWLQLDENEHHPQSSNNYAAFESKTGKQITERNLTELDRRAKLEGFGVQIESVTDAKNKALVYFINETMMRIELPAALKPGSSFKFFIRWNYKIPDRLDIGGRGGYELFPEDGNHLFTMAQWFPRLCVYSDFQGWQHKQFTGRAEFALPFGNYKVRITVPDDHVVAATGVCQNYKKVLTTAQYNRWQKAQNAKEPIEIVTLEEAKSSELKKSANTKTWIYHAENVRDFAWGSSRKFIWDAVPTFIEGRKVLCMSYYAKEAYGLYRKYSSKTVAHTLQTYSKFSIPYPYPVAISVEASNGMEYPMICFNFGRTEKDGTYSEGSKNGMLGVIIHEVGHNFFPMIVNSDERQWTWMDEGINTFVQTLTQEEFDLNYPAGRGAAANIVSYMKLSKDQLEPIMTNSENLVQFGSNAYAKTAAGLNILRETIIGRERFDKAFKEYSRRWAFKHPTPADFFRSMEDASGEDLDWFWRAWFYDIEPVDIAIDSVRIMLTNHPAPPRKETYYWQQPGANENITKYRNRTSGMSFLVDRDTSLRDFYYYYDSPKAARKISFNLNPAPAALQKGGDSTYLYEVHFSNKGGMVMPLIIRWNYEDSTFEDEKLSVQIWRKNEEKVIKTFIRTKKVQSIQLDPFLETADINTENNNWNMSEEPSRFELFKSEARRSRRRSGPIDIPNPMQQEQKKKTQN, from the coding sequence ATGAATAAACTCAAGTTCTTACTTTTCACCAGCTGCATTTTGGTTGCAACCGGGAAATCCCAGAACATCCGCAACAACCCGAGTTCCAATCATGGGAACCGGTTTGAACAATTGGGCACCATTTTACCGGATGCGAACAGTTACAGAACTGCTTCGGGAGCTCCGGGTCATCAATATTGGCAAATGAGAGCAGATTACGACATCGATGCGCGATTGGACGAAAATAAACTACATCTTTTTGGATCGGAATGGGTGACTTATTACAACAATTCACCCGATGTGTTGCATTACATTTGGTTGCAGTTGGATGAAAATGAGCATCACCCTCAATCCAGCAATAATTATGCTGCATTCGAAAGTAAAACGGGTAAACAGATCACAGAACGAAATTTAACAGAACTCGATCGGAGAGCCAAGCTGGAAGGTTTTGGCGTTCAAATTGAAAGTGTCACGGATGCCAAAAATAAAGCTTTGGTCTATTTCATCAATGAAACCATGATGCGGATTGAATTGCCAGCTGCGTTAAAACCCGGATCGTCTTTTAAATTTTTTATTCGATGGAATTACAAAATTCCCGATCGTTTGGATATAGGTGGTCGGGGCGGATATGAATTGTTTCCGGAAGATGGAAATCATTTATTCACCATGGCGCAATGGTTTCCCAGGCTGTGTGTTTATTCCGATTTTCAGGGATGGCAGCACAAGCAGTTTACAGGAAGGGCTGAATTTGCATTGCCTTTTGGAAATTATAAAGTGCGCATTACGGTACCCGATGATCATGTGGTTGCAGCAACAGGTGTTTGTCAGAATTACAAAAAAGTTTTGACAACAGCTCAGTACAATCGATGGCAAAAGGCGCAGAATGCAAAAGAGCCAATAGAAATAGTCACACTGGAGGAAGCCAAATCGTCTGAATTGAAGAAATCTGCCAACACCAAAACATGGATTTATCATGCTGAAAATGTAAGGGACTTTGCATGGGGAAGTTCCCGTAAATTTATTTGGGATGCCGTGCCCACATTTATCGAAGGAAGAAAGGTGTTGTGCATGAGTTACTATGCCAAAGAAGCGTATGGACTTTACCGCAAATATTCATCAAAAACTGTTGCACATACATTACAAACTTATTCTAAATTCTCAATACCCTATCCTTATCCGGTGGCTATTTCTGTTGAAGCCTCAAATGGAATGGAATATCCCATGATCTGTTTTAATTTTGGAAGAACTGAGAAAGACGGTACTTATTCTGAGGGTTCCAAGAATGGAATGCTTGGAGTTATTATACACGAAGTCGGACACAATTTTTTTCCAATGATTGTCAACAGCGATGAACGTCAGTGGACATGGATGGATGAAGGCATCAATACTTTCGTACAGACCTTGACACAGGAAGAATTCGATTTGAATTATCCCGCCGGGCGTGGTGCTGCCGCAAATATTGTGAGCTACATGAAGCTTTCAAAAGACCAGCTCGAGCCCATCATGACCAATAGTGAAAATCTGGTACAGTTTGGTTCTAATGCTTATGCCAAGACCGCGGCTGGTTTGAATATTTTAAGAGAGACAATAATTGGTCGGGAAAGGTTTGATAAGGCATTTAAAGAATACTCCCGAAGATGGGCATTCAAACATCCAACTCCGGCTGATTTTTTCAGGTCGATGGAAGATGCCTCTGGGGAAGACCTCGATTGGTTTTGGAGAGCCTGGTTTTACGATATAGAACCTGTAGATATAGCCATCGACAGTGTGAGAATCATGTTGACAAACCATCCGGCTCCTCCGAGAAAAGAAACATACTACTGGCAGCAACCAGGAGCCAACGAGAATATTACAAAGTACAGAAACCGGACATCGGGAATGTCGTTTTTAGTAGACCGCGACACATCGCTTCGGGACTTTTATTATTATTATGATTCTCCCAAAGCTGCGAGAAAGATTTCATTTAATTTAAATCCTGCCCCAGCAGCATTGCAAAAAGGTGGCGACAGCACTTATTTATACGAAGTCCATTTTTCTAACAAAGGAGGCATGGTCATGCCATTGATTATTCGCTGGAATTACGAAGACAGTACATTCGAAGATGAAAAACTCAGTGTTCAGATCTGGAGGAAAAATGAAGAAAAAGTGATCAAGACATTTATTCGAACCAAGAAAGTTCAATCTATTCAGTTGGATCCTTTTTTAGAAACGGCTGATATCAATACTGAAAACAATAATTGGAACATGAGTGAAGAGCCCTCTCGATTTGAACTATTCAAGTCTGAAGCTCGCAGATCAAGAAGGAGATCAGGGCCAATCGACATTCCAAATCCTATGCAGCAGGAGCAAAAAAAGAAAACTCAAAATTGA
- a CDS encoding aminotransferase class V-fold PLP-dependent enzyme, translating to MSGNGFEFNFYVHLEGHFSIGRTVKNIQLHVEYLHPDLGSNLLNFLKGASLNTDHSCNEEVVNRLLRVFASEKCYLTNSCTDALEMCALILNLKEGDEVIVPSYTYVSTANAFHLRTSQLRFADCLPNRPVVDLQTIEKLVTKKTRAIVVMHYGGIAVDMIPLLQYCHQHNIALIEDAAHAIGACYLGKPLGSFGDFATCSFHYTKPISCGEGGCLLLKGNSYIQLADSVFEKGTNRRAYKELNLSKYEWVSHGSSYTMSALQSCVLSVQLQALEFLISKRKMVWDHYFQLLGSLQQQGHFFLPECPEGNQINGSYFYICLEDPTRRNDLIDFLKKAGIESCFHYLALHRSPFYANAGKQHLPNADYFEAALLRLPIHHELSLEQQEYIASKLAEYFK from the coding sequence ATGAGTGGAAACGGGTTTGAATTCAATTTCTATGTACATTTGGAAGGTCATTTTAGCATCGGGCGCACTGTGAAAAATATCCAATTACATGTCGAATATCTCCACCCGGATCTTGGATCCAATTTGTTGAATTTCCTGAAGGGTGCTTCATTAAATACAGATCATTCATGCAATGAAGAAGTGGTAAATAGGCTACTTCGGGTTTTTGCTTCAGAGAAGTGTTATTTGACAAACAGTTGTACGGATGCACTCGAAATGTGTGCTTTGATATTGAATTTAAAGGAAGGTGATGAAGTCATTGTGCCTTCATATACCTATGTCTCAACTGCGAATGCATTTCATTTGCGGACAAGTCAGTTGCGATTTGCAGACTGTTTACCGAATAGACCTGTTGTCGATTTGCAAACCATCGAAAAGCTGGTAACTAAAAAAACAAGGGCCATTGTAGTCATGCATTACGGAGGAATTGCGGTGGACATGATTCCACTTCTGCAATATTGCCATCAGCATAATATAGCCTTGATTGAAGATGCAGCACATGCCATTGGAGCCTGTTATCTCGGCAAGCCATTGGGTAGTTTTGGAGATTTTGCAACATGTTCATTTCATTATACCAAACCTATTTCCTGTGGGGAAGGAGGTTGCCTTTTACTTAAAGGCAATTCTTATATACAACTTGCGGATTCGGTATTTGAAAAAGGTACAAACCGGAGAGCATATAAAGAGCTGAACCTTTCAAAATACGAATGGGTCAGTCATGGCTCTTCCTATACCATGTCGGCTCTTCAATCCTGTGTATTATCAGTTCAACTGCAGGCTCTGGAATTTTTGATTTCGAAAAGAAAAATGGTATGGGATCATTATTTTCAGTTATTGGGATCTTTACAGCAACAGGGACATTTTTTTCTTCCCGAATGTCCGGAGGGAAACCAAATCAATGGATCCTATTTTTATATTTGCCTGGAAGACCCCACGCGAAGAAATGATCTGATTGACTTTTTAAAAAAAGCTGGGATTGAATCTTGTTTTCATTATTTGGCCTTACATAGAAGTCCATTTTATGCCAATGCCGGAAAACAGCATTTGCCGAATGCTGATTATTTTGAAGCGGCCTTATTGCGTTTGCCAATTCATCATGAACTCAGTCTTGAACAACAGGAGTACATAGCAAGTAAACTAGCTGAGTATTTTAAATAG
- a CDS encoding polysaccharide biosynthesis C-terminal domain-containing protein codes for MGHSMMSSGKKQSIEASVIQILAAGIGTLSTLFLYPKDLELYGIYGYLTNTASLIVIFVTLGFGNVLLKFYPYYKNQKNHGGFFGFITLGYLTGILLFTLVFCLSYAYFIEKFHSENAIAEFYFLLLPFTLLLVVYEFASQLCINFQKISWTARTAFVLKLILPLVFILTIQDHISRFEFILLIFIYYLISLIWLFSGLYLKAGFLIKWQKHIFFDPGRKELFKFAAFSLMSGTSAMMALRIDSFFVGSMIGAEAAGLFTLAMFMSNVVFIPATAITDVLNPTLAASSKDNDHNALLKLYQTGSLHMMLATFFLSVILLNSFEALHFIMPNTGKIAGMKYALIFLLLARLSDAATGPNHHILAYSQFYRFELYLLIGMAVANIILNYYLIPDWGISGAAFATFISVTTYNILKTLIVFSLLKMQPFTLASLKILALSIVVLLVFQNRFEFENLYLNLAAQIIFSAIAFVSLAFFWKCSPQLNQIILEKLKKFGMNHRY; via the coding sequence ATGGGACATTCTATGATGAGTTCTGGCAAAAAACAAAGTATTGAGGCCTCGGTAATTCAAATCCTTGCTGCAGGAATTGGAACTTTGAGTACTTTGTTTTTATACCCCAAGGACCTTGAACTTTATGGAATTTACGGTTACCTGACCAATACAGCTTCGCTGATCGTAATTTTTGTGACGCTGGGATTTGGCAACGTACTCCTGAAGTTTTACCCTTATTATAAAAATCAAAAAAACCATGGAGGATTTTTCGGATTCATAACGCTTGGTTATCTTACCGGTATACTCCTCTTTACTTTGGTCTTTTGCCTGAGCTATGCCTATTTTATTGAAAAATTTCATTCAGAAAATGCGATTGCTGAGTTTTATTTTTTGTTGTTGCCATTTACACTGTTGCTTGTAGTATATGAGTTTGCTTCACAGCTTTGCATCAATTTTCAAAAAATCAGCTGGACAGCCCGAACTGCCTTTGTATTAAAGTTGATCCTGCCACTGGTATTCATTCTCACCATTCAGGATCACATCAGTCGCTTTGAATTCATCTTGTTGATTTTCATATACTACCTTATTTCATTGATCTGGCTATTTTCCGGACTTTATTTAAAAGCCGGATTCTTAATAAAGTGGCAAAAGCATATATTTTTTGATCCGGGGCGAAAAGAGCTGTTCAAATTTGCCGCTTTTTCCTTGATGAGTGGCACCAGTGCCATGATGGCATTGAGAATCGATTCGTTTTTCGTAGGCTCGATGATCGGTGCAGAAGCAGCGGGTTTGTTTACGCTGGCGATGTTCATGAGCAATGTAGTTTTTATTCCGGCAACCGCCATCACAGATGTCCTCAACCCAACCCTGGCAGCATCCAGTAAAGACAACGATCATAACGCTCTTTTAAAACTTTACCAAACGGGATCATTGCACATGATGCTGGCTACATTTTTTCTCAGTGTGATACTCCTTAACTCTTTTGAAGCGCTGCATTTCATCATGCCGAATACAGGTAAAATCGCTGGAATGAAATATGCTTTAATTTTTCTGCTGCTGGCGAGGCTGTCTGATGCTGCAACTGGACCCAATCATCATATTTTAGCTTACTCGCAGTTTTACCGTTTCGAGTTGTATCTGCTCATTGGGATGGCTGTTGCAAACATCATTTTGAATTACTACCTCATACCGGATTGGGGTATTTCCGGTGCTGCATTTGCAACGTTTATCTCAGTGACCACTTATAATATTTTAAAAACTTTGATCGTATTCAGTTTGCTGAAGATGCAACCCTTCACCCTGGCAAGTCTAAAAATTCTTGCACTCAGTATTGTGGTCTTATTGGTTTTTCAAAACAGATTTGAATTTGAAAACCTTTATTTAAATCTGGCTGCTCAAATTATTTTTTCGGCAATTGCATTTGTGTCTTTGGCTTTTTTTTGGAAATGTTCTCCCCAACTGAATCAGATCATATTAGAAAAATTAAAAAAGTTCGGCATGAACCATCGTTATTAA
- a CDS encoding co-chaperone GroES, whose amino-acid sequence MKPINDRVVIKPAPAEEKTKGGIIIPDTAKEKPLRGEVIAVGPGKDGNMMTVHKGDIVLYGKYAGQEFSYKGMDYLIMREDDILVII is encoded by the coding sequence ATGAAGCCAATTAATGACCGCGTCGTGATCAAGCCGGCTCCGGCAGAAGAAAAAACCAAAGGGGGTATCATCATACCTGATACTGCTAAAGAAAAGCCACTAAGAGGTGAAGTTATTGCTGTTGGTCCGGGAAAGGACGGCAATATGATGACTGTCCACAAAGGAGATATTGTTCTTTACGGCAAATATGCCGGACAGGAATTCAGCTATAAGGGTATGGATTACCTCATCATGCGTGAAGACGATATTCTCGTTATTATTTAA